From the Malus domestica chromosome 17, GDT2T_hap1 genome, one window contains:
- the LOC139193397 gene encoding uncharacterized protein, with translation MILLIARYEWTHLRIQDFKSVAEYNSAMFRISSQMKLCGETITEEDMLEKTFSTFHASNVLMQQQYRERGFTEYNQLISVLLVAEQNNKLMLKNHQSQPSGSAPFPEVNDASLKVNATSSGESMDKSYGHSQNMRNGGDISLADSSTT, from the exons ATGATTCTTCTAATAGCTCGTTATGAgtggactcacctaaggatccaggacttcaagtcagtggctgagtacaattctgcgATGTTCAGAATTAGCTCCCAGATGAAACTCTGTGGGGAAACCATCACTGAAGAAGACatgctggaaaagactttcagcacatttCATGCCTCAAATGTTCTCATGCAGCAGCAGTATAGAGAGCGAGGTTTCACTGAATATAACCAGTTGATATCTGTGCTCTTGGTTGCTGAACAAAACAATAAGCTCATGctgaaaaatcatcaatcccAACCTTCTGGATCTGCaccattcccagaagtgaatgaTGCTTCCCTCAAAGTGAATGCCACATCCTCTGGTG AAAGCATGGATAAAAGCTATGGTCATTCTCAAAACATGAGAAATGGTGGAGATATCAGTCTTGCAGACAGTTCAACCACTTGA